Proteins co-encoded in one Neodiprion lecontei isolate iyNeoLeco1 chromosome 3, iyNeoLeco1.1, whole genome shotgun sequence genomic window:
- the LOC124293472 gene encoding serine/threonine-protein kinase 33-like: MFQKHSSTHSTKLKERDLIHKRITDLAELQRIYEFGEILGKGSFGTVVKASHKGSGLNWAVKIINKSQAGASRIMLVEREIHILKLVYHPNIILLDRVFESPKTIYLIFELCTGSLAKTFKAKKRFEEKETLTVIRSLAGALSYLHKNDIVHRDLKLENILIAANPQNPDDDLHIKVTDFGLSAVRGGTGYETMLHDCCGTLTYMAPEMISTKSYSQQCDVWSMGIIMYVLLVGKFPFYSTNDQHLHMLVKTQELDLSGLSCSEGAKHLLSKMLQKNPAFRMTAAEVENHPWIAGTHSILEAHSSNVLDMMRMWRTEMMETPDRENSNNTEQISRADNSVGLIPAGVQDELTRVAAGRKSSRITLSSEKSAKDSLYSKYKFWESAKPSTAANSNLGRVSETEISAGQTVQDSSPTTTSDVHFSHVQAKVDSNLVHLRKDAQRKRVYRTTYQAAVPQQSSMRK; encoded by the exons ATGTTTCAAAAACATTCATCGACGCACTCGACTAAATTGAAAGAGCGAGATTTGATACATAAAAGAATTACGGACCTCGCTGAATTGCAGAGAATCTACGAGTTTGGTGAGATTTTAGGGAAAGGAAGCTTCGGTACTGTCGTTAAAGCGAGTCACAAAGGGTCGGGGCTCAATTGGGCAgttaaaattatcaataagTCTCAA GCTGGCGCCTCGAGAATAATGCTCGTCGAACGGGAAATCCATATTCTCAAGTTGGTCTATCATCCGAACATAATCCTCCTCGACCGCGTTTTTGAATCGCCGAAg acaatttatttaatatttgagCTTTGCACGGGGTCGTTAGCAAAAACTTTCAAAGCGAAGAAACGCTTCGAAGAAAAGGAAACATTGACTGTTATTCGTAGCTTGGCTGGTGCCCTTTCCTACCTACACAAAAACG ACATCGTTCACCGTGATCTGAAGTTGGAAAATATTCTGATCGCTGCGAACCCGCAAAATCCGGACGACGATTTACATATAAAAGTAACGGACTTTGGGCTTAGTGCGGTGCGGGGCGGTACGGGATACGAAACCATGCTGCATGATTGTTGCGGCACGCTTACTTACATGG CGCCAGAAATGATCTCCACTAAATCTTATAGCCAGCAGTGTGACGTTTGGTCCATGGGAATTATAATGTACGTCCTGCTCGTTGGGAAGTTTCCATTTTATTCTACGAACGATCAGCACCTCCATATGCTCGTTAAAACACAAGAGCTTGATCTTTCTG GTTTATCTTGCTCAGAAGGAGCAAAGCATTTGTTAAGCAAAATGCTTCAGAAAAATCCGGCGTTTCGCATGACCGCAGCTGAGGTTGAAAATCACCCTTGGATAGCC GGTACTCACTCGATACTCGAAGCTCACTCTTCGAACGTCCTTGACATGATGAGAATGTGGAGGACGGAAATGATG GAAACGCCAGATCGggaaaattcaaacaataCAGAGCAGATTTCGCGAGCGGACAATTCTGTGGGGTTGATTCCTGCCGGAGTGCAGGATGAGCTTACTCGCGTAGCTGCGGGGCGAAAGTCCTCGAGAATAACTCTTAGCAGTGAGAAATCTGCGAAGGACTCGCTCTACAGCAAGTACAAATTTTGGGAATCCGCGAAACCATCGACGGCTGCCAACTCCAACTTGGGAAGAGTTTCGGAAACCGAAATATCCGCTGGACAGACGGTCCAAGACTCCAGTCCCACCACCACCTCCGACGTCC ACTTTAGTCACGTTCAAGCTAAAGTTGATTCCAATTTGGTTCATCTACGGAAGGATGCTCAGCGAAAACGGGTGTATCGGACGACTTACCAAGCCGCTGTACCTCAACAATCGTCTatgagaaaatga
- the LOC107224276 gene encoding transportin-3 produces the protein MDSSPSLETVYQAVYSLYNNPNSAEKEKASVWLGELQSSVFAWKVADEMLQQKRDVESCYFAAQTMRTKIQLSFHELPAEAHNSLRDSLMDHISQINEHTSNVIVTQLCLALADLTLQMCSWQKPVVDLINRFGGATASLWPLLEVMTVLPEEVNSRSLKLGANRRQHIIMDLNASADTVTEFLKVCLENGGDNAQIQVRILRCFTSWVAVHAISLQAVGSSDVVAYAFQVLGNHMTGSQLHEVATDCVCVLLQSLKDEGCLNHSQSNGEIEMQRQQLQLCVFTSVMNLEQPYHLSVAHEDMEKSMNYCRIFTELAESFLDTMVSGCLGGKQHYSVKILDLVLTCVGHHDYEVAEITFNLWYRLSEDLYQRNSDDLNTTFRPHFERLVGALCRHCQMEPDHLGLVEEGGGGEDFADFRGRVSELIKDVVFVVGSCHCFRQMFTALTGAVGPQGQQQTPTWDSSEAALFVMQAVAKNIIPEENDVVPKVVEAILNLPENTHIAVRHTSILLLGELCEWIERHPQSLEPVLNFLLACLSQRGLGGAASGALQSICAACPKHMAGHFPGLLQIARSLDSFAITNDAAIGLLKGVSMILATLPRDEIGPAMKELCWIQARPLCHLIESRGIPIERGTKADPVVWLDRLAAIFRHTNPRIDNPAEPHPCQSVITEMWPVLSNACHTYQQDARLMERCCRCLRFAVRCVGRHSSHLLEPLVKQIVELYSSHQNSCFLYLGSILVDEYATDADCVSGLLRMLEAFVGPAFAILQRPDGLKNHPDTVDDLFRLCARFLQRAPVAFLHLAALGNVVECALLACSLDHRDANASVMKFFYDLLYSGRNHENRPDFEIRKQLVRGIVNEKGQTLVARLIHASVFSLHSYMLSDVAEVIIELALVDRELVSRWLEEAIKAMPTQNAGGSPTTTPAQLLEFHNAVMRADTPKAVAHALRNFARLFR, from the exons ATGGATTCATCGCCTTCCTTGGAAACTGTCTATCAGGCTGTGTATTCCCTTTACAACAACCCAAACTCAGCCGAGAAGGAAAAGGCCTCGGTATGGTTGGGGGAGCTACAAAGTTCC GTGTTCGCATGGAAAGTAGCGGACGAAATGTTACAGCAAAAACGAGATGTAGAATCTTGTTACTTTGCTGCGCAGACCATGCGTACAAAGATACAATTGTCATTTCACGAACTGCCTGCAGAGGCTCACAATTCATTGAGAGACTCTTTGATGGATCACATATCCCAAATAAACGAGCACACCAGCAACGTCATCGTTACACAG CTGTGCTTAGCACTCGCAGATCTCACTCTGCAAATGTGCTCATGGCAAAAGCCAGTTGTTGATCTAATCAACAGGTTTGGCGGAGCCACAGCTAGCTTATGGCCACTCTTAGAAGTCATGACAGTTTTACCAGAAGAAGTCAACTCCAGATCTCTCAA ATTAGGCGCTAACCGGCGTCAGCATATCATCATGGACCTTAATGCTAGTGCCGATACGGTTACAGAGTTCTTG AAAGTTTGCTTAGAAAACGGTGGTGACAATGCACAAATTCAGGTCAGGATCCTTCGATGCTTTACCAGCTGGGTAGCAGTTCATGCGATATCCCTTCAAGCTGTCGGAAGCAGCGATGTTGTGGCATACGCTTTCCAG GTACTCGGTAACCACATGACAGGATCACAGCTACATGAAGTAGCCACAGATTGCGTCTGTGTTTTACTGCAGTCATTGAAAGACGAAGGTTGCTTGAATCATAGCCAAAGTAACGGTGAAATAGAAATGCAACGGCAGCAGCTTCAACTGTGTGTCTTCACTAGCGTGATGAATCTTGAGCAGCCTTATCACTTATCCGTTGCTCATGAAGATATGGAGAA ATCCATGAATTACTGTCGTATCTTCACGGAACTTGCTGAGTCTTTTTTAGACACAATGGTTAGCGGTTGCCTAGGAGGCAAGCAACATTATTCAGTGAAGATACTCGATCTTGTGCTCACCTGTGTAGGGCATCACGACTACGAG GTCGCAGAGATCACTTTCAACTTGTGGTACAGACTGTCAGAAGATCTTTATCAACGAAATAGTGATGATCTTAACACCACTTTTAGACCCCACTTTGAACGACTTGTTGGAGCATTATGTAGGCATTGCCAAATGGAACCGGACCAC ttGGGCCTTGTCGAGGAAGGCGGTGGCGGTGAGGACTTTGCCGATTTCCGAGGCCGTGTGTCTGAACTGATCAAGGATGTAGTATTTGTTGTGGGCAGCTGTCACTGTTTTCGTCAAATGTTCACGGCCTTAACAGGTGCTGTCGGGCCGCAGGGCCAACAGCAAACTCCAACTTGGGACTCGAGTGAGGCAGCACTTTTTGTAATGCAAGCTGTTGCCAAGAATATTATACC AGAAGAAAATGACGTGGTGCCAAAAGTGGTTGAGGCAATTTTGAATCTACCTGAAAATACGCACATAGCTGTACGACACACTAGTATTTTGTTATTAGGAGAACTTTGTGAGTGGATAGAGAGGCACCCCCAGTCCTTGG AGCCGGTGTTGAACTTCCTTTTGGCATGCCTTAGCCAAAGAGGTTTGGGAGGTGCTGCCTCTGGGGCATTGCAAAGCATTTGTGCCGCTTGTCCTAAGCACATGGCTGGACATTTTCCAGGGCTTCTACAGATTGCACGATCTCTAGACAGTTTTGCGATCACTAACGATGCTGCAATTGGGTTGCTAAAAG GTGTTTCTATGATCCTGGCAACATTACCACGCGATGAAATTGGCCCGGCAATGAAAGAGCTGTGTTGGATTCAGGCTCGACCATTGTGTCATCTCATAGAATCGCGGGGAATTCCTATTGAGAGAGGAACAAAAGCAGACCCAGTTGTATGGTTGGATAGATTAGCAGCTATCTTTAGGCATACGAATCCTCGCATCGATAACCCAGCTGAACCTCATCCCTGTCAAAGTGTCATCACCGAG ATGTGGCCTGTACTATCAAACGCCTGTCATACGTATCAGCAAGATGCCAGACTGATGGAAAGGTGCTGCCGTTGCCTCAGATTTGCTGTAAGATGTGTTGGCAGGCATTCGTCTCACCTTCTAGAGCCTCTTGTCAAACAG atCGTAGAACTGTACAGTAGTCATCAGAATAGTTGTTTCCTCTACCTTGGTTCAATTCTTGTTGACGAGTATGCGACTGATGCGGATTGTGTATCTGGGCTACTGCGTATGCTTGAAGCTTTTGTTGGTCCTGCCTTTGCAATCCTCCAGCGACCTGATGGATTGAAAAATCATCCAGACACTGTGGACGACTTGTTTCGCCTGTGTGCTAG gTTTCTGCAGAGAGCTCCGGTAGCTTTTCTACACCTTGCAGCTCTCGGAAATGTAGTTGAATGTGCTCTGTTAGCCTGCAGTCTCGATCATAGGGACGCCAACGCTTCTGTGATGAAGTTTTTCTACGACTTACTATATAGCGGTAGGAATCACGAG AACCGACCTGATTTTGAGATACGGAAACAACTGGTGCGAGGAATAGTTAATGAAAAGGGACAGACTTTGGTAGCTCGACTTATCCATGCCTCCGTCTTTTCTCTACACTCGTACATGCTGTCCGACGTTGCCGAGGTCATCATTGAGCTTGCCCTTGTTGACAGAGAG TTGGTTTCAAGGTGGCTGGAGGAAGCAATAAAGGCAATGCCAACTCAAAATGCTGGTGGAAGTCCAACAACAACACCTGCCCAGCTTTTGGAATTTCACAACGCAGTAATGAG GGCAGACACTCCAAAAGCGGTTGCACATGCTCTACGAAACTTTGCCCGGCTATTTCGTTGA